A single genomic interval of Helianthus annuus cultivar XRQ/B chromosome 13, HanXRQr2.0-SUNRISE, whole genome shotgun sequence harbors:
- the LOC110899653 gene encoding probable aquaporin TIP-type RB7-5A gives MVKLAIGSIGDSLSAGSIKSYLAEFIATLLFVFAGVGSAIAYGKLTTDAALDPAGLVAIAIAHALALFVGVSMAANISGGHLNPAVTFGLAIGGNITIITGLFYWIAQCLGSIVACFLLQFVTGGLAVPTHGVADGMNGVQGVVMEIIITFALVYTVYATAVDPKKGSLGTIAPMAIGFIVGANILAAGPFSGGSMNPARSFGPAVVSGDFSQNWIYWVGPLIGGGLAGLIFGDVFIGSYQTLPASEDYA, from the exons ATGGTGAAGTTGGCAATTGGTAGCATTGGTGACTCTTTAAGTGCCGGTTCGATCAAGTCTTACTTAGCCGAATTCATTGCCACCCTTCTCTTTGTATTTGCGGGTGTCGGGTCAGCAATTGCATATG GTAAGCTCACTACAGATGCAGCACTAGATCCGGCTGGTCTAGTCGCAATAGCAATAGCCCATGCGCTAGCACTCTTCGTTGGGGTCTCCATGGCAGCCAACATCTCAGGTGGTCATCTGAATCCAGCTGTCACTTTTGGATTGGCTATTGGCGGTAATATCACCATCATAACCGGCCTATTTTACTGGATTGCCCAATGTCTTGGTTCCATTGTTGCCTGCTTTCTCCTCCAATTTGTCACCGGTGGCTTA GCTGTCCCAACACATGGAGTTGCAGATGGCATGAATGGTGTTCAAGGAGTCGTGATGGAGATCATCATTACTTTTGCTCTAGTCTATACAGTTTATGCAACCGCAGTTGACCCTAAAAAGGGCTCACTCGGAACCATTGCACCAATGGCAATTGGGTTCATTGTTGGAGCCAACATTTTGGCTGCCGGGCCTTTTAGTGGTGGATCAATGAATCCAGCTCGATCATTTGGACCTGCTGTGGTTAGTGGAGACTTCTCCCAAAACTGGATTTACTGGGTCGGCCCGTTGATTGGTGGTGGGCTAGCTGGGTTAATCTTTGGTGATGTCTTCATTGGATCATACCAGACTCTTCCGGCCTCTGAAGACTATGCTTAG